In Reichenbachiella agarivorans, one genomic interval encodes:
- a CDS encoding polysaccharide lyase family 7 protein: MKQYLILLSSIICILFLVLTGCKEDEGETQELLSDAKQIETFVFDEFDPIITGTITADHTIEITVPYGTDLTSIVPSINISNLATVSPESGVSQDFTNPVSYTVTAEDGTTQIYVVTAVISLNDAKEITSFIFNELDPVSSAYIEDGEIKAWVQVATDVTNLVPTIVTSDNATVSPLSGVGQDFSTPVTYTVTAEDGTTQTYTVTVVEEMELDVDSGPAFNWINWYLSVPIGTSGATSIYYEDIENDALSDEASEYFYLNEDDSYTMYTKFTGQTTSGVSGINGGKYCRTELREYWRGNQNTNDNWFMDGKSSHAMASTLKVDFCNGIGQTYVAQIHGKSTFGVPGDPATVKVLWDNGELLIEYYRKPTQEGDEWTSKYIFKKDIGQVDNEIFTIKLKVQRGVLYYALHCEAKDIDTEYVELYDYAANGYVHHNYFKTGNYFKWNSDMTEDSQVTLYSVRTAHN; this comes from the coding sequence ATGAAGCAGTATTTAATATTACTATCCAGTATTATATGCATCCTATTCCTTGTATTGACGGGGTGCAAAGAAGATGAAGGCGAAACCCAAGAGCTACTCAGTGATGCCAAGCAAATAGAAACATTTGTTTTTGATGAATTTGACCCAATCATAACAGGTACCATCACAGCAGACCATACAATTGAAATAACCGTTCCTTATGGTACAGATTTGACTAGCATTGTGCCTAGTATTAATATATCTAATTTAGCAACTGTATCTCCAGAATCAGGTGTCAGTCAAGACTTCACAAATCCAGTCAGCTATACAGTAACAGCAGAAGATGGCACAACACAGATCTATGTGGTGACAGCAGTGATTTCATTAAATGATGCCAAAGAAATCACCTCATTTATATTCAATGAACTTGATCCCGTTTCATCTGCCTACATAGAGGACGGTGAAATCAAGGCGTGGGTTCAAGTGGCAACAGACGTCACGAATCTAGTCCCTACTATAGTCACTTCTGACAATGCTACAGTTTCACCCCTCTCTGGAGTAGGACAAGATTTTTCAACTCCTGTCACTTATACAGTCACAGCTGAAGATGGTACAACGCAGACTTATACAGTCACTGTAGTAGAAGAAATGGAGTTAGATGTAGATTCAGGCCCTGCCTTCAACTGGATCAATTGGTATCTATCAGTACCTATAGGCACTAGTGGGGCTACTTCTATCTATTATGAAGACATCGAAAACGATGCATTGAGTGATGAAGCATCCGAATACTTCTATCTAAACGAAGATGATAGCTATACGATGTACACCAAGTTCACAGGACAAACTACCTCGGGGGTTTCTGGCATTAATGGTGGTAAGTATTGTAGAACAGAATTAAGAGAGTACTGGAGAGGAAATCAAAATACAAATGACAACTGGTTTATGGATGGAAAAAGTTCGCATGCTATGGCTTCTACATTAAAAGTAGATTTCTGCAATGGTATCGGACAAACATACGTGGCACAGATACATGGAAAATCTACTTTTGGTGTGCCTGGCGATCCTGCAACAGTCAAAGTACTATGGGATAACGGCGAACTGCTGATCGAATATTACAGAAAGCCTACCCAAGAAGGTGACGAATGGACTAGCAAGTACATCTTCAAGAAGGATATTGGACAAGTGGACAATGAAATCTTCACGATCAAACTCAAAGTTCAAAGAGGTGTACTCTACTATGCTCTGCACTGTGAAGCCAAGGACATTGATACTGAATACGTTGAACTATATGATTATGCGGCTAATGGCTATGTACATCACAATTACTTCAAAACAGGCAATTACTTTAAATGGAACAGTGACATGACGGAAGACAGTCAGGTCACATTGTATTCTGTAAGAACAGCCCATAACTAG